tatttgggtgttaaattggtggtttacgtacccgtatgatcacctcacatgttagagaaatagatttaaaatcaatccaaactgcttgccaaacatttttcaaaataaaaagaaaggtaccgaaagggcgttagagaattctagtgtaaccaagtctctaaattcataaatctctggttcgtaggagtaaagtaaatctcccgttactttacttgggtttctaatcaacccacccaaaatagattagtggcgactctaattaaaaaatttgcatgttaagaacttgaaccgaaagtcgcgaattggtatgggtttgggagagcccgaattaagtctaggcttaacaatccattagccaaaccctaggtggttcacacccgaaaaaattggtcgcgacaaagtAAAAGTAAGATATTTCTCAATCCTTTATGCCAACATACATTGCTAGATAATTCATTTGATCTCCTTGCAATGTctaaaagataacaaatcactCGAATATACAGTACTTCTTTCGAAACTTTGATACTATTAAGGAAAGCAGAATCAACAAAAGTTTTGAATATGCAATTACCAAAtctaattttccatttgcaCGTCATCTACATTCAATATGCCACTCTTGAAGCCTCTCTTCACATGAAGATTGATGTTGGATATTCTACAACCAATAGTTAATAGCAAcatcacaaaaatgaatgaactcttaaaaatatagatatataaattgagatattgATGTGAATTTAAATGTAAAAACATAGAGAAGAAATTCTAGAAGCCACCTTGCTCGAGTCTGTCCCAATTTGACAATCCAGGGGTAGTACAAAAGATACAATCTCTTCCCCAACTAGCGTGCTTTTAGCCCTAGTTTTGGCTTTGGCTGAAGATGGACTTGATTGTGCCTAGGATTTAATCATATGTCATTTATCAATCAATATTCACTCCAACTCAGAAatgttgttcaaatcttcacaaCGCATATGTGAacaatgtataaaaaaaatcatcgaaaTAAAAATTACCTCGATATTCGATGCATTTATCCCGCCATAATGTTCCGGTATACAATACGATATCGGATCCGGATCAAGCACCTCATCTGAATTTTTTCTCAATTGTGAAGCAACTTCCTACAATCACGAATCATCAGTATTATACCTTATTATTAGAGAATGGAATATTTATGACTTATAGTCAAAGTCAAACAATTGTGAACATATGCACTATATTTATACATAGATCATGTAGTTGTAACTTTTTCCAAATGAAATCTAGTTGCACACTTCATATATACATCCAAGTTTATCAAATATACTTCAAAAATCAAGATGAAGGAGGCATGTGCATCACAATGCTATACTATGTCAATCTTTTTGTGAAGACTTCCGCATTCAAAAACTAAGTATTGAacctcataaaagaaaaattgaaaaagccaTACtctataatagaaaaaaaattgcatttgtgtCATAGTCTATCTCACAAAAtatcaaagaacaaaataaaccttacaagatattcatatccaaaAAATAACTTTATAGAAAGTTATAACTTACATTGACTATTGCTCTAAGTGATGTATACACTCGGTCGGGTTCTCCTCCTTGATTCGGAATGTCTTGTTTCTTTGAACCACATGCTTCATTCGATCCAATCATAACACGAGACTTGTTTATAGTGGAGACTAACCAATTAACCTACAAGGATGAAAGAGGTAGAAAAGTATAGGAtatgagtaaaaaaattatcaaagcatATAAACTATGTTAATCATTAAATGCTACCCAATGATTCGAAACGGAAAAAATAGGATCTTGAACTATATTCATTATATTACCCTAATATATGATTCTCACTATTTGAGCATTATCATCTAATTGTACTTATGCATTTAGATATCTTTCTATATGATGAGACTAAATTTCTATGCACTAGAAGAATAGACACTAATGTTCAAGGTGCTGGTTTGACTGTACACATTATTAATGTTTATGGAACTCATTTCCTTTAACCGGTATTATTCCTTCTATATTAATAATGTTTACCATGACAAATTTTACGATGTGATTAATTACAAAATCTAATAAAGATTTGGCATTTCAAAGAACTGTCATTTTTGTTATTGTCCAACAAATAACGAATAACAGATAACGATTTATTAATTGAACTATTTAAAGGGTagtaca
The sequence above is drawn from the Eucalyptus grandis isolate ANBG69807.140 chromosome 11, ASM1654582v1, whole genome shotgun sequence genome and encodes:
- the LOC108955996 gene encoding uncharacterized protein LOC108955996, whose translation is MIGSNEACGSKKQDIPNQGGEPDRVYTSLRAIVNEVASQLRKNSDEVLDPDPISYCIPEHYGGINASNIEAQSSPSSAKAKTRAKSTLVGEEIVSFVLPLDCQIGTDSSKNIQHQSSCEERLQEWHIECR